A stretch of Myceligenerans xiligouense DNA encodes these proteins:
- a CDS encoding TIGR02680 family protein: MTGRWQPTRAGLLNVWRYVDEILSFADGRLLLRGPNGSGKSKALELLLPFLLDANLRASRLSTFGSGDRTMHWNLMGQGATGSTRVGYVWLEVRREGREVEEHVTVGARLQASKSDTSVRVAYFVAHARVGHDLDLQPDREPLTVAHLKAALVGRGTVFEGDAGGYRDDVRATLFPGMERDRYDALVQALLQLRRPKLSERLDPENLSTFLSSALPPVDATRIEELAEGFERLDQRRAELAELAEEVRAISGLLDTARTYGAMLLRERARAVTSAATEVDSTSRALRDGAVELQTAEENEVALGERRDREQTLLGELHARREALEDSDAYREGRDLVDLRKKAEQSAKIARRSQEDAADAQQQANRLTDRATVAQRTSIELQHDAENAHAEAVRRAEALGVPHLVGSPDLGAHLDVVARHVAEMDALVGKYEQAVADRDRCEADLTGAKELRAEARTQLDDARALAAEEEEGHVEAVVAWSRNCAELRLDEPALLAALDDGELRSHVQGARYETRLVRGREREEEARLRDAAAADARRLETERDELVARPQVAPDQPPYRSGHEQRGPGARLWQVVDFHDDVAEDDRAGLEAALEASGLLDAWLDPDGSLWPVGHDTVLAPIRSVDGPRLSQALRPDLPADSVMTAAAVVAVLEAVALNHRPDDASGSAPSSWVSPDGRWGLGVAHGAWAKSAAQYIGGAARERHRAERLALLAGEIADCEQTARAHAAAVRRLEDRLAQVDAEASQVPSSEALDVARQEAESASVRLAERERAERKAADAVTAARHAVDQAHTVLVTGAQERRLPTTRGELKTISEGVAELRELDRERDQAAKAAEAAGLVATEQVEEAERASMDAGARRDRATEDAREADQDETRLRMLEERLGGAYTETVAELKKLADQITDARGTVEALNRSLNEVGRKVARLGQAQVASEEAHQRALRHRSDVSDALVRLLRTTLAADAGVTEPLARDAGVTAVLDEARRLDRTLPATRPNDSAQHGQNRLMQRVHESREKLVRRAQIHLEPDDDVVVPVAVLPGRRLGIADLLNLVVAEEAQAGTEITEGEHALFEKALTGDTRRHLSETIRDADALVHRMNDRLKTVRTASGVQVRLRWDVRDEASVGLREARALLLRNPAMLTEEENDALHTFFRQRIDDAHVQDSGRSWAEQLATVFDYTQWHRFQVQLARPDTDGWRTLTKKTHSVLSGGEKAIALHLPLFAALAAHYEATPAAPRLILLDEVFVGIDEMNRGQIFALLRDLDLDLVLTSDHEWACYPEVPEIAIHALAAGADDDAVTTTRFIWRSGRLMQEDDLPDGILTLEATL; encoded by the coding sequence ATGACCGGCCGCTGGCAGCCGACCCGAGCCGGTCTGCTGAACGTCTGGCGCTACGTCGACGAGATCCTCTCGTTCGCCGACGGCCGGCTGCTCCTGCGTGGTCCGAACGGCAGCGGCAAGTCCAAGGCGCTCGAGCTGCTCCTGCCGTTCCTGCTCGACGCGAACCTGCGCGCCTCACGCCTGTCGACTTTTGGTTCGGGTGACCGGACGATGCACTGGAATCTCATGGGCCAGGGCGCCACGGGCAGCACCCGGGTCGGGTACGTGTGGCTCGAGGTGCGTCGAGAGGGCAGGGAGGTCGAGGAGCATGTCACGGTCGGGGCGCGACTCCAGGCGAGCAAGTCGGACACGTCGGTCCGCGTTGCCTACTTCGTGGCACACGCCCGCGTTGGGCACGATCTGGACCTGCAACCGGATCGTGAGCCACTGACCGTCGCTCATCTCAAGGCGGCGCTCGTCGGCCGTGGCACGGTCTTCGAGGGTGATGCCGGTGGTTACCGGGATGACGTCCGCGCCACGCTCTTCCCCGGGATGGAACGCGACCGTTACGACGCACTCGTCCAGGCGCTTCTGCAACTGCGCCGACCGAAGCTGTCCGAGCGTCTGGACCCGGAGAACCTCTCGACATTTCTGTCCTCCGCCTTGCCTCCGGTCGACGCGACGCGCATCGAGGAGCTTGCCGAGGGCTTCGAGCGCCTCGACCAGCGCCGCGCGGAGCTCGCAGAGCTTGCCGAGGAGGTGCGAGCGATCAGCGGCCTGCTGGACACCGCGCGGACGTACGGGGCCATGTTGCTCCGCGAGCGAGCCAGGGCTGTCACCAGTGCGGCAACCGAGGTGGACAGCACCTCGCGGGCACTCCGGGACGGTGCCGTCGAACTTCAGACGGCTGAGGAGAACGAGGTCGCGCTCGGAGAGCGGCGTGACCGGGAACAGACGCTGCTCGGCGAGCTTCACGCCAGGCGCGAGGCGCTCGAGGACTCGGACGCCTACCGTGAAGGTCGCGACCTCGTAGACCTGCGGAAGAAGGCCGAGCAGTCGGCCAAGATCGCACGACGGTCCCAGGAGGACGCGGCCGACGCGCAGCAGCAGGCGAACCGTTTGACCGACAGGGCGACGGTAGCTCAGCGGACGTCGATCGAGCTGCAGCACGACGCCGAGAACGCTCACGCGGAGGCGGTCCGCCGAGCCGAGGCTCTCGGGGTGCCCCACCTCGTCGGCTCGCCCGATCTGGGGGCGCATCTCGACGTCGTGGCACGGCACGTGGCTGAGATGGACGCGCTCGTCGGAAAGTACGAGCAGGCGGTCGCAGACCGCGACCGATGCGAGGCCGACCTGACCGGAGCCAAGGAATTGCGCGCCGAGGCCAGGACCCAGCTCGACGACGCCCGCGCGCTCGCAGCCGAGGAGGAAGAGGGGCACGTCGAGGCCGTGGTGGCCTGGTCCAGGAACTGTGCCGAGCTCCGCCTGGACGAACCGGCTCTCCTCGCCGCGCTCGACGATGGTGAACTTCGATCTCATGTCCAGGGTGCACGGTACGAAACCCGGCTGGTGCGGGGGCGCGAGCGCGAGGAGGAGGCGCGTCTCCGCGACGCTGCCGCAGCGGATGCGCGTCGGCTCGAGACCGAACGCGACGAACTCGTAGCGCGGCCTCAGGTCGCTCCTGATCAGCCGCCGTACAGGTCAGGGCACGAACAGCGTGGTCCTGGTGCCCGGCTGTGGCAGGTCGTCGACTTTCACGACGACGTCGCGGAGGACGACCGGGCCGGGCTCGAGGCCGCACTGGAGGCCTCGGGACTGCTTGACGCGTGGCTGGATCCCGACGGGAGCCTGTGGCCTGTCGGTCATGACACCGTCCTGGCTCCGATCCGCTCCGTCGACGGGCCGCGGCTGTCCCAGGCCCTGCGTCCTGACCTCCCGGCGGACTCGGTGATGACGGCCGCCGCGGTCGTCGCTGTGCTGGAAGCCGTGGCGCTGAACCATCGGCCCGACGACGCGTCGGGGTCCGCACCATCGAGCTGGGTCTCGCCTGACGGCCGGTGGGGGCTTGGCGTCGCTCACGGCGCCTGGGCGAAGTCAGCCGCGCAGTACATCGGCGGGGCGGCGCGGGAACGGCACAGAGCAGAGCGGTTGGCGCTGCTCGCGGGGGAGATCGCCGACTGCGAGCAGACTGCTCGGGCGCACGCGGCCGCCGTCCGACGCCTTGAGGACCGCCTTGCGCAGGTTGATGCGGAGGCGTCACAGGTGCCATCGAGCGAGGCGCTCGACGTCGCACGTCAGGAGGCCGAGTCCGCTTCCGTGCGCCTTGCCGAGCGTGAGCGTGCCGAGCGCAAGGCTGCCGATGCGGTCACTGCTGCGCGGCACGCTGTCGACCAGGCGCATACGGTGCTCGTGACCGGAGCGCAGGAGCGCCGCTTGCCTACCACACGTGGCGAGCTCAAGACGATCTCGGAAGGTGTCGCAGAACTGCGTGAGCTCGATCGAGAGCGTGACCAGGCGGCGAAGGCAGCCGAGGCCGCGGGGCTCGTGGCGACCGAACAGGTGGAGGAAGCAGAGCGAGCGAGCATGGATGCGGGAGCGCGGCGTGATCGTGCCACGGAGGATGCCCGTGAGGCCGATCAGGACGAGACTCGGCTCCGAATGCTGGAGGAGCGTCTGGGTGGTGCGTACACGGAGACAGTCGCCGAGCTCAAGAAGCTCGCCGACCAGATCACGGACGCGCGCGGAACCGTCGAGGCACTGAACCGCTCGCTGAACGAGGTGGGCAGGAAGGTTGCCCGTCTCGGTCAGGCGCAGGTCGCGTCGGAGGAAGCCCACCAGCGTGCCCTGCGCCACCGCTCAGACGTGTCTGACGCGCTCGTGCGGCTCCTGCGCACGACGCTCGCCGCCGACGCCGGGGTTACGGAACCTCTGGCGAGGGACGCAGGCGTCACCGCCGTCCTTGACGAAGCCCGACGCCTCGACCGCACTCTTCCCGCGACCCGCCCGAACGACTCGGCACAGCACGGCCAGAACCGCCTCATGCAGAGGGTCCACGAGTCGCGCGAGAAGCTCGTCCGCCGGGCGCAGATCCACCTCGAGCCGGACGACGACGTCGTTGTCCCCGTCGCGGTACTGCCCGGTCGGCGGCTGGGGATTGCCGATCTCCTGAACCTCGTGGTTGCCGAGGAAGCGCAGGCCGGAACCGAGATCACCGAGGGCGAGCACGCCCTGTTCGAGAAGGCGCTCACCGGTGACACGCGCCGGCACCTTTCCGAGACGATCCGGGACGCTGATGCCCTCGTGCATCGCATGAACGACCGACTGAAGACGGTCCGGACGGCCTCTGGAGTCCAGGTGCGCCTCCGGTGGGATGTCCGTGACGAGGCCAGCGTCGGCCTGCGCGAAGCGCGGGCGTTGCTGCTGCGCAACCCGGCCATGCTCACCGAGGAGGAGAACGACGCCCTCCACACGTTCTTCCGCCAGCGGATCGACGACGCCCACGTACAGGACTCCGGGCGGAGCTGGGCGGAACAGCTGGCGACCGTCTTCGACTACACGCAATGGCACCGGTTCCAGGTCCAGCTTGCCCGCCCCGACACCGACGGCTGGCGTACCCTGACGAAGAAGACCCACAGCGTCCTGTCGGGCGGCGAGAAGGCGATCGCGCTGCACCTGCCGCTCTTCGCCGCCCTCGCCGCCCACTACGAGGCAACTCCGGCGGCACCGCGCCTCATTCTCCTCGACGAGGTCTTCGTGGGGATCGACGAGATGAACCGCGGCCAGATCTTCGCCCTCCTGCGTGATCTCGACCTCGACC
- a CDS encoding TIGR02678 family protein, with product MSNLQNQLVVAETEEVRRAIRLLLRAPLILRQRSAEEYDLIYRRRVAVGAWFENYLGWELRLSPRRGQARLVKVAPPAFEPSDLRPATQHRSGVPFDRHRYVLLCVAAAELVARRAVTLGELAEATSRACATDPGLPSFETARHGHRRAFVDAVLMLEAAGVLEPVEGRAESFTDDAATPVLYQVEQAALFSLLAAPVGASSVAVDLDDDDWLDDAVYGLLDEPSYGEDYRRATRPDLDLPRPPDDDAARTRRNLWLRHSTLRAVFDDPVLHRDRLSPAQRDYLDSISGREQLRRAAETAGFVLETRAEGYLLVDPDRIATDEPFPGDGAPSVAALHLVTQLTSAPGFCLHVATLRTVLRGLLAANRGWARTYQDDDGPDRLLGEGLALLGRHHLVTRDGDHVTARPAAHRYRDADLVGTPRPEPQEDPA from the coding sequence ATGAGCAACCTGCAGAACCAGCTCGTCGTCGCCGAGACCGAGGAAGTCCGCAGGGCGATCCGCCTGCTCTTGCGCGCGCCGCTGATCCTCAGGCAACGCTCTGCCGAAGAATACGACCTGATCTACCGCCGACGGGTCGCGGTGGGCGCGTGGTTCGAGAACTACCTCGGCTGGGAGCTGCGGCTGAGCCCGCGCCGCGGGCAGGCTCGGCTCGTGAAGGTGGCTCCGCCGGCTTTCGAGCCCAGCGACTTGCGGCCGGCCACACAGCACCGCTCTGGCGTCCCGTTCGACCGGCACCGCTATGTCCTGCTGTGCGTCGCGGCCGCCGAACTCGTGGCCCGGCGTGCCGTGACGCTTGGCGAACTTGCCGAGGCGACCTCGCGCGCCTGTGCCACCGACCCTGGACTGCCGTCGTTCGAGACCGCCAGGCACGGGCACCGGCGTGCGTTCGTCGACGCGGTCCTCATGCTGGAGGCGGCCGGTGTCCTGGAGCCGGTGGAGGGCAGGGCCGAGTCCTTCACCGACGACGCGGCCACACCTGTGCTGTACCAGGTCGAACAGGCAGCATTGTTCTCGTTGCTCGCGGCTCCGGTCGGGGCGTCGTCGGTCGCTGTCGACCTGGACGACGACGACTGGCTCGATGACGCGGTCTACGGCCTGCTTGACGAGCCTTCCTACGGCGAGGACTACCGTCGGGCGACCCGGCCCGACCTGGATCTGCCGCGGCCGCCCGACGACGATGCCGCTCGTACCCGTCGCAACCTGTGGCTGCGTCACTCCACCCTCCGTGCCGTGTTCGACGACCCTGTGCTCCACCGCGACCGGCTCAGTCCCGCCCAACGCGACTATCTCGACTCGATCAGTGGCCGCGAACAGCTGCGCAGAGCGGCTGAGACGGCCGGATTCGTGCTGGAGACTCGTGCGGAGGGCTATCTCCTGGTCGACCCCGACCGGATCGCGACGGACGAGCCCTTCCCGGGCGACGGCGCACCGTCGGTCGCCGCGCTGCACCTTGTCACCCAGCTCACGAGCGCGCCAGGTTTTTGCCTCCACGTAGCGACGCTCCGCACTGTCCTGCGCGGCCTGCTGGCCGCGAACCGCGGTTGGGCAAGGACCTACCAGGACGACGATGGTCCGGACCGTCTCCTGGGTGAGGGGCTCGCCCTCCTGGGGCGTCACCATCTCGTCACGCGGGACGGCGACCACGTGACGGCTCGCCCCGCCGCCCACCGATACCGAGATGCCGACCTGGTCGGCACTCCCCGCCCCGAACCTCAGGAGGACCCCGCATGA
- a CDS encoding TIGR02677 family protein, which translates to MRHVVLPDTMLRFAVADRNSLYTAVLYAFGDASDRLVTSLSADDVRRHLDAVGWRDDVEDVDLAAALDKMVSWGLLESGQNHTERYRTVREYERRNLQFSLTRQGEAALTGHVATVAALQATGALQTAVLEAVAERLDQLADLAVEADEAALDRKIYVTLQELEGHLAGLARNVKQFNGDLQRLLRAEAVDEETFADVKQATVTYLQEYLSRLDERVARIVRALDRVRAVGVAVVLARALEGAELPPHLRSAEHDDQWLAHSRARWAGLDAWFAPQDGSRPRAEELGAAGRRAILALLQVLERLWAARRRPSSLEADFRTLARWFAAAPADADLHRLWRAAFGLHSSRHAHLDHTDPESVRGGMSWHDAPPVPVSRTLRESGRTAVFSRTGKVRDVSVVRRERAARARAEREQALAALRSLGAGEDTRLSGIARLDTTAFRHLLALIGKAVGVPGGEPRSVRSSDGLVTLTLTPPVDGGRTMLRTTAGELDCPDFTVRLTVVPVPAASLRPAGVAS; encoded by the coding sequence ATGCGCCACGTCGTGCTCCCGGACACGATGCTGCGGTTCGCCGTTGCGGACCGCAATTCCCTCTACACGGCCGTGCTGTATGCGTTCGGCGACGCGAGCGACCGGCTGGTCACATCGCTGTCAGCCGATGACGTGCGTCGGCACTTGGATGCGGTCGGCTGGCGTGACGACGTCGAGGACGTGGACCTCGCGGCGGCTCTGGACAAGATGGTGAGCTGGGGTCTCTTGGAGTCCGGCCAGAACCACACCGAGCGTTATCGCACAGTGCGCGAGTACGAGCGCCGCAACCTCCAGTTCTCCCTGACGCGCCAGGGTGAGGCCGCACTGACCGGGCACGTCGCGACCGTTGCCGCGCTCCAGGCGACCGGCGCACTCCAGACGGCCGTGCTGGAGGCCGTCGCGGAGCGCCTCGATCAGCTCGCGGACCTCGCGGTTGAGGCTGACGAGGCAGCGCTCGACCGGAAGATCTACGTGACCCTCCAGGAGCTGGAAGGCCACCTCGCGGGCCTGGCGCGCAACGTGAAGCAGTTCAATGGAGATCTGCAGCGGCTGCTGCGGGCCGAGGCCGTCGACGAGGAGACGTTCGCCGACGTCAAGCAGGCGACGGTGACCTACCTCCAGGAGTACCTCTCGCGCCTCGATGAACGGGTTGCGCGCATCGTTCGTGCCCTGGACCGGGTGCGTGCGGTCGGGGTGGCCGTCGTCCTGGCCCGCGCACTGGAGGGTGCCGAGCTGCCGCCGCACCTGCGCAGCGCGGAGCACGATGACCAGTGGCTGGCACACTCCCGCGCTCGATGGGCAGGCCTGGACGCCTGGTTCGCGCCGCAGGACGGCAGCCGTCCGCGGGCGGAGGAGCTGGGTGCTGCCGGCCGGCGGGCCATCCTTGCACTGCTGCAGGTCCTGGAGCGGCTCTGGGCGGCTCGGCGCAGGCCGTCCAGCCTCGAGGCCGACTTCCGCACCCTGGCACGCTGGTTCGCAGCTGCGCCGGCGGACGCCGACCTACACCGACTCTGGCGGGCGGCCTTCGGTCTGCACTCTTCGCGTCACGCGCACCTGGACCACACCGATCCCGAGTCAGTCCGAGGTGGGATGTCCTGGCACGACGCGCCGCCGGTGCCCGTGTCGCGCACGTTGCGAGAGTCCGGGCGTACGGCGGTGTTCTCCCGCACCGGGAAGGTGCGTGATGTCAGCGTCGTGCGCCGCGAGCGTGCGGCTCGTGCCCGGGCGGAACGGGAACAGGCCCTGGCAGCGCTGAGGTCGCTGGGCGCCGGGGAGGACACACGGCTGTCGGGGATCGCACGCCTCGACACGACGGCGTTCCGTCACCTGCTAGCCCTGATCGGTAAGGCCGTCGGGGTCCCGGGGGGAGAGCCGCGCTCCGTCCGGTCGTCGGACGGGCTCGTCACCCTGACGCTCACGCCGCCGGTCGACGGCGGGCGGACGATGCTGCGGACGACGGCGGGCGAGCTCGACTGCCCGGACTTCACGGTACGGCTCACTGTCGTCCCAGTCCCGGCCGCTTCGTTGCGCCCCGCCGGAGTCGCGTCATGA
- a CDS encoding TrmH family RNA methyltransferase — protein MTTSDVVHLDDPADERLADYTRLTDVALRSKHEPAKGLYIAESTQVIHRALEAGHRPRSFLMAPKWLETMADALAACPGVPVYVADEPVLQEITGFHLHRGALAAMHRPPLAPVAEVLAGARGGAGARRSRVAIFEDLVDHTNLGAGFRSAAALGVDAVLVTPRCADPLYRRSVRVSMGTVFQVPWTRIESWPADIALLKEAGYFVAGMTLGEGAITLDELVAQDHPRLALVFGTEGHGMKPATDRLLDARVTIPMLNGVDSLNVATSAAVAFYATR, from the coding sequence GTGACCACCTCCGACGTCGTCCACCTCGACGACCCCGCCGACGAACGGCTCGCCGACTACACGCGCCTCACCGACGTCGCCCTGCGCAGCAAGCACGAGCCGGCCAAGGGCCTCTACATCGCCGAGAGCACCCAGGTGATCCACCGGGCGCTGGAGGCAGGGCACCGGCCGCGGTCCTTCCTCATGGCGCCGAAGTGGCTCGAGACCATGGCGGACGCGCTCGCGGCGTGCCCCGGCGTGCCGGTCTACGTGGCCGACGAGCCCGTGCTCCAGGAGATCACCGGGTTCCACCTGCATCGGGGCGCGCTCGCCGCGATGCACCGCCCGCCGCTCGCCCCGGTCGCCGAGGTGCTCGCCGGCGCGCGCGGTGGAGCGGGGGCGCGGCGGTCGAGGGTCGCGATCTTCGAGGATCTAGTGGATCATACGAACCTTGGTGCCGGATTTAGGTCAGCTGCAGCTCTTGGGGTCGATGCGGTGCTGGTGACACCGCGGTGTGCGGATCCGCTATACCGGCGGTCCGTGCGGGTGTCGATGGGAACGGTGTTCCAAGTGCCGTGGACGCGAATCGAGTCGTGGCCGGCCGACATCGCGCTGCTGAAGGAGGCCGGCTACTTCGTGGCCGGGATGACGCTGGGGGAGGGGGCGATCACGCTGGATGAGCTGGTTGCCCAGGACCATCCGCGGCTGGCGCTGGTCTTCGGGACCGAGGGGCATGGGATGAAGCCGGCAACCGATCGGTTGCTCGACGCGCGAGTAACGATCCCGATGCTGAACGGCGTCGACTCGCTCAACGTCGCGACGTCCGCGGCGGTGGCGTTCTACGCGACGCGGTAG
- a CDS encoding sigma-70 family RNA polymerase sigma factor translates to MRTARASRPRRSRSSGAHPALPPSYQEIIERTPTLEPAQEAALLERAALGTAAARTLAKNAVSPSLRVDLEARVKAAQYAKERLVLAYLRIVPDVVSAYTGRLPFMDLVQEGNVGLVRAAENYDPAHGTFAAFAARWVRRSVVRAIVAGQRAEATDGGPFDAETPGAEHSILRRRVRQALAHLDAVEAKVLEMRFGLVDGTTRTLDEISRRLGVTRERVQQILNEALLRLRDVVAPLPAVA, encoded by the coding sequence ATGAGAACCGCCAGAGCTTCCCGACCCCGCCGCTCCCGGAGTTCCGGCGCGCATCCCGCGCTCCCGCCCTCCTACCAGGAGATCATCGAGCGCACACCGACGCTCGAGCCGGCGCAGGAGGCGGCACTTCTCGAGCGCGCCGCCCTCGGAACCGCGGCCGCGCGCACCCTCGCGAAGAACGCGGTCTCGCCGTCGCTGCGCGTCGACCTCGAAGCACGGGTCAAGGCAGCGCAATACGCGAAGGAGCGGCTCGTCCTGGCCTACCTGCGCATCGTGCCCGACGTCGTGAGCGCCTACACCGGCCGCCTGCCGTTCATGGACCTCGTGCAGGAGGGCAACGTCGGCCTCGTGCGCGCCGCCGAGAACTACGACCCGGCCCACGGCACGTTCGCCGCCTTCGCCGCCCGCTGGGTGCGCCGCTCCGTGGTCCGCGCGATCGTGGCCGGGCAACGAGCCGAAGCCACCGACGGCGGACCCTTCGACGCCGAGACGCCCGGCGCCGAGCACTCGATCCTGCGCCGCCGCGTGCGCCAGGCCCTCGCTCACCTGGACGCGGTCGAGGCCAAGGTGCTCGAGATGCGTTTCGGGCTCGTGGACGGCACCACGCGGACGCTCGACGAGATCAGCCGCCGCCTCGGGGTGACCCGGGAGCGTGTGCAGCAGATCCTCAACGAGGCGCTGCTCCGCCTCCGCGACGTGGTGGCACCCCTGCCGGCCGTGGCCTGA